One part of the Nymphaea colorata isolate Beijing-Zhang1983 chromosome 8, ASM883128v2, whole genome shotgun sequence genome encodes these proteins:
- the LOC116259686 gene encoding probable leucine-rich repeat receptor-like protein kinase At1g35710 — protein sequence MGSSFRSVFVFLLLIALLLRAGHSKTLKRDVKALNEIKASLGWRVVYSWVGDDPCGDGDLPAWSGVTCTDQGDYRVVTELEVYAVSIIGPFPVAVTNLLDLTRLDLHNNKLTGSIPPQIGRLKRLRILNLRWNKFQDVIPPEIGELKKLQYLQLSFNHFKGEIPKELANLPDLRYLYLQQNRLVGRIPPELGNLPYLRQLDVGNNHLVGTIRELIHIEGGFPSLRNLYLNNNYLTGGVPAQLANLTNLEILYLSYNKMTGIVPADLASIPRLTYLYLDHNMFTGRIPDTFYKHPLLKELYIEGNQFKPGVRGKGMHKILELSDTDFLV from the exons ATGGGGTCGTCTTTCCGATCTGTGTTTGTCTTCCTCCTATTGATCGCTCTTCTACTCCGTGCTGGTCACTCAAAGACCCTAAAAAGAGACG TGAAAGCACTAAATGAAATAAAGGCGTCTCTTGGCTGGAGAGTCGTGTATTCGTGGGTTGGAGATGATCCTTGTGGAGATGGAGATCTACCAGCATGGTCTGGTGTCACATGTACCGATCAGGGAGATTACAGGGTTGTGACAGAACT GGAGGTATATGCAGTTTCTATTATTGGACCTTTTCCTGTTGCTGTAACCAACCTTTTGGATCTCACAAGATT GGATCTTCATAACAACAAGCTGACTGGGTCAATCCCTCCTCAGATTGGACGGCTTAAGCGTCTGAGAATATT GAACCTGAGGTGGAATAAATTTCAAGATGTTATCCCTCCAGAGATTGGCGAAttgaaaaaattgcaatatCT GCAATTGAGCTTCAACCATTTCAAGGGAGAAATTCCTAAGGAGCTTGCAAATTTGCCTGACCTTCGCTATCTCTACCTGCAGCAAAATCGCCTTGTTGGGCGCATTCCACCAGAACTGGGGAATCTTCCCTACCTTAGGCAATT AGATGTTGGGAACAACCATCTTGTAGGAACAATAAGGGAGCTTATACACATAGAAGGCGGGTTTCCATCTCTTCGTAACTT GTACCTGAATAACAATTATTTGACTGGAGGAGTTCCTGCACAGCTTGCGAACTTGACAAATTTGGAAATTCT GTACCTCTCTTACAACAAGATGACGGGGATAGTTCCTGCAGACCTTGCCTCTATTCCAAGATTAACTTATCT GTACCTGGATCATAATATGTTCACAGGAAGGATTCCAGATACCTTTTATAAGCACCCCTTATTGAAAGAACT GTACATAGAAGGCAACCAATTCAAGCCCGGCGTTCGAGGGAAAGGCATGCATAAGATTCTCGAACTCTCAGACACTGATTTTTTGGTTTAG